The genomic DNA tcacGTAAAAAAATTTATTAGTATAAGAAGAAGTGGGTTCAAGCATGCTTCAATGTCTTGATTATCTTATTTAAGGGTTAGGATCATTATGAGTCAAAGattgtatatttttatgaaattaaattgtatattttattatagtaaaaatacaattttatcattttaatagtttatatctttataagttttaaaagattaaatcaaattttattattttgaagtcaaagtgtaattttactattactaatttaaaattttataaattataaatggcctaaataaaaaaaaatcattttaggggGCTGGGGTCACGCTAGCCCCTTAGTTCCGCCACTTGTTGGGATAAAGTTATTGATAGTTTTAGATAtggtataaaaattaaaaattcaaccaaaatcttgtttaatatttatattatttttaaatatatttgttttataattttgtttTGAACCCTCATTcaattataaattatccaaacCTAATGTTTAAAAATActtgaattttacaattcaaattgtaatagatttaatatttattacataaaattatcttgaaaattaataattttcaACTGCAATTCAATTCCaaacaataaattttatttacaaaaccataaaatttttaaaaatattaactatgTTAAACAATAAATTTTAGCTTTGTTCCAATTTAttcttatttgattcttttaataatatatggattaaattgatccaGTTAATAATAGATGGACTAACTTGATTAGATTCCTATAATAGAGGGACCTCTCAAGTACATTCACTATTAATTAGGTCCTTATTAGGAGAGAAGCTAGGAATTTTCTAATGAAATCGAAATAAAGTTAGAAAACTTTTAAGGGCCAAAAATGAAAAGTTTTCATTTATCAAAGAAGTTGAAaggtattaaattgaattattaatattttgagagTGCCTAAGATTGTAATTGAACTATCAACCAAAGGGGTCAAGGCACTGCCTATCTAAAGTGAATATATTTCTTGATAAATACATATTTAaagtatattttataattatatattgaatatagaaaatactaatatatatacatttaaataattaaaaatatttattatattttaactgAATTGGTATTATCGTTGTTGGAGCAATTTAGGAAATATTAGTTCGAATGCACTTAAATATCTAATATTTTTCACTTCAAGGATTGAGGAGTATAGTTCTtagtcatttttttcatttttatttaaattaaataatttgggTAGCATTTTGGAATTAAGATTTTAGAATTTAGATTTTAAAAAATGTAAATTAAGTACTAAACTATTAATAAATATAACATTCATGATAATTTCTTAAATACATGAATTtattaaatatctatttaataataaatttaaaattcgcTTTTTCTAATATACATTATAATAAATCTTAACTAGTTTTCTCGCTGCatttcattttaccattttacatattaaattaaaaatcattatcaaataataaTTCTAGACAACTTAATCTACTCAAATTAACAAAATTCTTGTTGAAAATTTGGATATTATAGATTGAGGATCACCCACCCAATATGTAAAAGAAAAatctatattttatataattattgaatttaattgaattgatttaatttgaaaatcaacttaatctaaaaaattaaaatttatttttaaaaataaaaatactaggagtatattttgtttatttaaatcaaaataaataacttATGTATAGGTAAAACTTCAACCTTTTGAGCACCACcaactttaaaattattatttttataatatttataaaattaatgggAGGGTTGTTTAAAACAATTGCATGATAgacaattatttttaattttttaaaaaaactcatAATCCTatcaattcatttattttattatcaattttgtcTCCAAGCAAATTACTGTTAACTCACAGTACAAATACAATCACACAGTTACTAACTCACAAAGTTGTTCaaaaattatgttatattaaaattgcctgccaagaaaaaaaaaaaaacacgagGAGTGATTAGGCCATTTATCCCTGGTACTATCACCATCACAAATGCATTTATAACATGAActtgtttccttttttttttttttaatgaaattccATTGAAGGTATTCCTTCTTCATTAATATAATGGGtaatatttaaaatgtaaaaCCTGTTGGGCTAAATTCAATTGGCGATGCATGCTTTGACAACCCAAATTAGCTGTCTGTCAATGCAATGTTTTCCAAATATCACTTCCACAATTccatcagaaaaaaaaaaagaaaaaaaaaagaaaaaggaaaatggaaAATGGAAAGCTGAAAGAATTGGACTCCACAAAACTGCAAGTATTAATTAACTCCATTTGCCTTCTCTCTCACCATGTCTTCAAAATCGTTGGCAGCTTCTAGTCCAATGATGTGTAAAAATGAGAGGCTCTTTTTTCAGACAACTGAGTACAACACATGTTGTCTTTAGGGGATGAACCCTGTGCTGGCTTTTCAGTCATCTCTGTCATCAGCTATACCTTCAACAAATAAACCCTAAAATTAAAAGAGCCTGGAAACTGTAGTTATCTTCAGTTTTGTCTTTTATCAATCTAACGACTcatatttcctttttttttttatattcttttatcgTGCAAAAAATTGTGGGATTCATATGatgtattaaaaataaaactttggaTACATTAATGTAAAGAGGGAATAAACTATCGGTTTTCTGGGTAAGATATGGAGCTGAAGACATAAGTGTATGGAATGTTCATAACTATCAACCGTTGGGAAGGATAGATGATTTGTAAGATTCGATAAAACGACTTTCTCATTctctttgttttttctttctaattttttaTCTATTGGCGAAGACAGCAATCTAAGTTGTTTCACTCCATCCTTAGCTTGCAGGAATAGATTAGCCCATTACATGCATGCACAGACAAGTTGCAGAGACACGCAGAAGCTTATCCCGAATCCACCAGCAGAACTCAGCAGCCAGCAAGCATATGCCTTGCTTCATAGGAAAAGCCTATTGACAATGTATAAGATAAATTCATACCCAAAAAGTGCCCAAAACCCACCTAAACCAAGAAAAATGCTGCTTCAATGTAGGTTAAATCAGGGTTTTAATGACTGAGACTACCCAGGGTCTTGGCTCTGCTTGTATCATAATTTTCTTTTTGGGTCAAAGATCTCATTATTTGGTATTCACATTGAATCCCGATTATTTTAAAGTCAAACCAGGTTGAACATCATTTACTTTTTTCCGTTCACAATATTCATAACAAAAATATTGTTTAAAACACCCCAAATTCCTTATTACTCTACCTAGGAAACAGAATACAGTAAATGGTAATAGAGTGGGTAAAGTGGTGTATGTATTTTAGTTACAGTTGCCATTAAAAGTAGCATGTCAAAAAAATTATAAGTGGGGATCGCACTTTGTCCAAGAAGCTTATCCCATCCCTCTTTCATATCTTATCTTTTTCCACTCTCTCAACTCGTGGGGTTACTTCGACAACTTCGAAAGATCACTAATCCTAGCACCATCCCTTTTATCTCTCTCTCTCAACAGAGCTAGAAACAGACACTTCCTGTCTTGACTAAGAACGCAATAATTTTGTTTAGATTTAATATCATGAGATGCATGTTCGTACACTATCGTATCACGACACAAAATGCTACTACAAAGGAAAAATGAAGGCAACCATCTCAACAGTCATATAAATTTACCAAGACTTGGATCAACCCGAGCTCACCATCGCTTAGGCTGAGTTACCTGTCTCGTCAACCATTAATGCTCCATACGAAGACACTGTCTCTTATTTCTATCCTACTGCTATATAAACCTTTCTTTCACTTCATCTGTTTCATCGTTGTATGCAACTCCGCCCCCCCTCTCTCTTCATTTACTACTTTCTGTCTGTATTCATATATCACTATTAATTTCCTTAGAAGAAAATGAAAGGGAAGTTTCTAAAGGCATGCTTCACAAAGTGGAGGAAGATGGGGAGTAGGGTCATACCTTGTAGCAGTGGCGAGTGTTGTTATCAGTGGGCAAAGTGGACGAATTCCATGCATGAAGGAAGCTCAATCCCTAGCGATGTGCCAAAGGGTCACCTAGTAGTGTATGTTGGTGAAAACTATAAGAGGTTTGTGATTAAAATCACCTTGCTCAAGCACCCGCTATTCAAGGCATTGCTGGATCAAGCTCAGGATGAATATGATTTCAACACCGACTCCAAACTCTGCATTCCATGTGATGAAAGCCTCTTCCTCAATGTTGTTCGATGTGCCAGCTCTCGGCCAGATCGAAAACCTCTGTGTCTTTAGGCATTCTTCCACATATGTGATTGATATTCACGAGGTTCGAGTCCAACTCAGGATGCTAATATGTAGTATACTGTAGATTTTTATAAACATAAATTCTTTAGCCTATTAATGTTAATTGGACTGAACTATGCTAAACTTTTGTTTCTACGGGGCCTCAACTGCTCCATGCATGACCTAAGTAGAAACTAGTTAAACACAGTACGGTGCCTCATCAATACTGAACAAGAAACTGGATCAGACCCCACAAGCTGACAGTATCTGACAGTTTCAGGCTGGACCAAAACTGTCGGTTTCATTAGCTCTAAGTTTCTAATCTTTGAAACTCGAAACAACAATAACAGCTAATTGATGTCACTTGGCATGCAAGTCCCTTGGTCTCTTTGAGCCCATCTCAGGGCAGTGCCCCTGATATTTTGCCCGTAATAATAAAGCAGGAAACATACCAACAGATACGCTAAAGCACGTAATTAATCCAAGAAGAAACAGACAGTCAAAGTGCTGCAAAACTATCAAAGCATGATTCTTTGGGTTTGCCTAAGTTTCCAATTTCAGAAGCTAAGGATTCAAGAAGAGTGAGGAGGAATTTAGAGGTCAAGCGTTTCAAATCAACCCATGACTAGATTGGCAAGCAGAATGCTTGAAACTCAGAAAAGAATCAAATCCCAGTAGCAATTCAACTTTTTACCTCAAAAAGTAAAGCTGATTGACAATGAGAAAGCAATGATTAGCAGTTTATTTCCATCTAACACCATTAAAAGAAAAGCAAGAGATTCAGTTCAAGCAATAGCTTCAAGGTTGGATGATGCATAAGCAAAGTAAGAGCCAATAAACAATTTCGGGACATAACAATTTGCAGTAATGTTCACATAACGGTTCACATTGACATAATGTCCAGTAGCTCTTGCATATTCCCTAAGTTGGAAATATTTTAATTCAACCAACATTAACAAGTTACACATCCAACACTCGAATAACTAAATTAAACAACTGAGGAACAGAGAAGGCAATGACCTTGATCAACAATTCTACAAGGGGTAGTGATAGAATTGGCATCTTAAAAGTACAGCAACTTTGGCGATTTGACAAACTCTATTATTCATCTTTTGAATCAAAATATCTTAAATATTGGATTATCATACACAAATTTATGTATCGCTAATTCTTGTTTCCTATTCGTTACGCATGAGCATCTGATGTCTGTCTACACCAACAAAGTCAACAGGTAGTTAGGTACAAATAATGATTCTTTTGTATAATAATAAATCTACATATCATCCATCCACACAAGCACGACAATCGACTAAACGCACATGCATAAATACTGCTTATGATAAGATACTTCTCCTTATGAGAAACAAGATTGTACAGCCATCTGTCACCAACATGGAGGAAAATGTATTTCAAAGGACAAAGCCCACGAGCTTCTTTTAAAATCTAAAATCCAGTACCATTTAACCTGTCCAACAATGTTGGCAAAACAGTTGCTTAATACCTGTTGCTCCTTAATAGACAAAAACATTGAAATAATAGAATCCATATCAAGGATAAATATTAATGTTCACATTCAAATACTATCATACATCGTTATAGTGAGTTGAACCTTGTACAGATATAAGAAGGCCTTCACCATTGAAGTCTATTAC from Gossypium arboreum isolate Shixiya-1 chromosome 9, ASM2569848v2, whole genome shotgun sequence includes the following:
- the LOC108452318 gene encoding protein SMALL AUXIN UP-REGULATED RNA 12-like; the protein is MKGKFLKACFTKWRKMGSRVIPCSSGECCYQWAKWTNSMHEGSSIPSDVPKGHLVVYVGENYKRFVIKITLLKHPLFKALLDQAQDEYDFNTDSKLCIPCDESLFLNVVRCASSRPDRKPLCL